The nucleotide sequence GCGCACGGACCGGCAGGAGCTGCGAGGCGTGGCCGAGGACATCGACCCCTCCGGGGCGCTGCTGGTGCGGACGGTGGGGGGCTCGCTCGAGCGGGTGCTCGCGGGGGACGTGGAGCAGCTCCGGCCCCGGAAGCCGCGCGCCGGGTAGGAGCGGGGTGTGAAGCCCGTGGACGCGGTCTTCGCGCTAGAGTGCGCGGCGTGATGCTCCTGGCCATCGACGTTGGCAATACCAACACCGTCCTTGGGGTGTTCGAGGGCAAGCGCCTGCTGGACCACTGGCGCGTGGAGACGAGCACCCGACGCACCTCGGACGAGTACGGCATCCTGGTGCGCCAGCTCTTCGTCCACAGCGGCGTGGACGCGGCGAAGGTGTCCGCGGTGGTGGTGTCCAGCGTGGTGCCGCCGCTCCAGTTCAACCTGGAGAAGATGAGCGAGCGCTACTTCCGCACGCGCCCCATGTTCGTCGGGCCGGGCGTGAAGACGGGCATGCCCATCCTCTACGACAACCCGCGCGAGGTGGGCGCCGACCGCATCGTCAACGCGGTGTCCGCCTACGAGAAGCACCACTCGGGCGTCATCGTCGTGGACTTCGGCACCGCGACGACGTTCGACGCCGTCTCGCCGAAGGGCGAGTACCTGGGGGGCGCCATCTGCCCCGGCATCAACATCGCCATGGAGGCCCTGTTCCAGAATGCCTCCAAGCTGCCGCGCGTGGAGTTCGCGCGGCCCCCGCACGTCGTCGGCCGCAACACGGTGCACTCCATCCAGTCCGGCCTCGTCTACGGCTACGTGGGACTGGTGGACGGCATCTGCGACCGCATGCGCGCGGACCTGGGTTTCCCGGTGCGCGTCGTCGCCACCGGAGGACTGGCCGCGCTCGTCGCGAGCGAGTCCAGGGCCATCCACGAGGTGGACGAGTTCCTCACGCTCGAGGGCCTGAGAATCATCTACGGAAGGAATCACGCATCATGACCACCGCCGCCCCCAACAACGTCCCGGCGCCGCCTCCCGGCTGCCCCTTCAACGCGGAGTTCCTGCCGCCCAACCTGCGCAAGCACGTGGACCCGGCCGCGCCGGTGCCGCTGCGGATGATGGCGGCCAAGTCGCTGGTGCCGCTCAGCCCGTCCGACATGCTCGGCGCGCTGTTCATGCTCACCTTCGACCCGGACGCGGCGGTGCGCGAGACGGCGGCGAAGACGGCCGCGGGCCTTCCGGACAAGATTCTCGGCTCCGCCGTGCGCGACGAGGAGGTGCAGCCACCCGTGCTGGGCTTCTTCCTGGGCCTGCTCAAGGGCAAGGAGGCCTACGCGGAGATGCTGGTCCTCAACGCCAGCACCCCGGACGAGGCCGTCGCGGACGTCGCGAAGGACTGCAGCGGGAAGCTGGCGGAGACCATCGGTCAGAACCAGCTCCGCCTGCTGCGCCACGAGGAGATCCTCCGCAACCTGTGCGCCAACCCCAACGTCCCGGTGACGCTGACCGACAGCGTCTGCGACTTCGCGGTGCGCAGCGGGCTCATCATGGCGGACGTGCCGCAGATGCAGACGGCGCGCGTGCGCGTCTTCGGCCCGCAGGCCGCGGCGGCTCCGCCGGACCCGGGCCCCACCGCCGAGCAGGTCCTCCAGGAGTTCCAGGAGGCCGCGGAGGAGGGCGCCGCGCCGATGGAGGAGGGCAAGCGCCTGACGCTCTCCCAGCGCATCATGAAGATGTCCATCGCGGAGAAGATCAAGCTGGCCACGCTGGGCAACAAGGAGGCCCGTGGCGCGCTCATCCGCGAGACGAACAAGCTGGTGGCGGTGGCCGTCATCCGCAGCCCGCGCATCACCGACGGCGAGGTGCTGTCCTGCGCGGCCAACAAGGCGATGATGGATGACGTGCTGCGCGTCATCTACAACAACCGCGAGTGGACGAAGAACCAGAAGGTGAAGCTCGCGCTGGTGAAGAACCCCAAGGTGCCGCTCACCG is from Pyxidicoccus xibeiensis and encodes:
- a CDS encoding type III pantothenate kinase, which codes for MLLAIDVGNTNTVLGVFEGKRLLDHWRVETSTRRTSDEYGILVRQLFVHSGVDAAKVSAVVVSSVVPPLQFNLEKMSERYFRTRPMFVGPGVKTGMPILYDNPREVGADRIVNAVSAYEKHHSGVIVVDFGTATTFDAVSPKGEYLGGAICPGINIAMEALFQNASKLPRVEFARPPHVVGRNTVHSIQSGLVYGYVGLVDGICDRMRADLGFPVRVVATGGLAALVASESRAIHEVDEFLTLEGLRIIYGRNHAS